In one window of Acanthopagrus latus isolate v.2019 chromosome 15, fAcaLat1.1, whole genome shotgun sequence DNA:
- the ecd gene encoding protein ecdysoneless homolog gives MDALQRRVILEDMVQYKLFLVQSNSQQTEEHLPQLVDEILAKVAPFLVQYIWQHQPFNLKYHPEKGDVPAHIGGQTQFGDNVEDEWFIVYLLQQITEAFPQLAARVEDNDGEFLLIEAADYLPKWLNPDTSENRVFFYQGELHILPCPSKSSPVGISKDVVPRVAQALALLSAHTAACRASPKISFAVMKRLSGYPEKIKTNLHRAHCFIPAGIATVLAQRPDLVAPAVSAFYLRDPVDLQACRSFKSFPPDTLVLTSVTFTRCLYAQLQQQQFIPDRRSGFTLPPRSHPQFKAHELGMKLAHGFEILCSKCRLPSSEPDAPVSCNPQWKDFMDSLKRNGYFRGELEGSAGYKELTRSAEHFFKQSVAPKSSSSSPGEDVLQLLHSCNPLNLEELKRQEAELPQEDSDSWLDITAQDLERMLQERSGGRASVGSQKSGSTKQTQHVEGAEERGKEAQGDKEEEEGGYSLVAVSRGMKDFLSAMSSHEGAELPWSSSAQPFSFDPDSMASALDRLLGSKEEELDSDDLEDDDDDDDDDGEEEEEGEEEQEEENGLSGQAEMNETETLDGLRKYMDQMDQELMSTNIGQSFSLTSCNKAGLVNGSPPASTTDGLPTEETEEEIQPLDIDLNLVTNLLESLSSQAGLAGPASNLLQSLGIHLPPNSDPA, from the exons ATGGACGCCCTGCAGAGGAGAGTGATTCTGGAGGACATGGTTCAGTACAAGCTCTTCTTGGTCCAGTCAAATTCACAGCAGACTGAGGAACATCTCCCACAGTTAGTAGATGAGATTCTGGCAAAGGTTGCGCCTTTCTTGGTTCAGTACATCTGGCAGCATCAGCCATTTAACCTCAAGTATCACCCTGAGAAAG GAGATGTCCCTGCTCACATTGGAGGTCAGACTCAGTTTGGGGACAATGTGGAGGACGAGTGGTTTATTGTTTACCTCCTGCAGCAGATCACAGAGGCATTCCCACAACTCGCTGCCAG agtCGAGGACAATGATGGGGAGTTTCTTCTCATTGAAGCAGCAGATTATCTTCCCAAATGGCTAAATCCAGACACCAGTGAAAACagg GTCTTTTTCTATCAGGGAGAGTTGCACATTCTGCCCTGTCCCTCTAAATCCAGTCCGGTGGGGATCTCGAAAGATGTGGTACCAAGGGTGGCACAAGCTTTAGCGCTGCTCTCCGCCCACACAGCGGCCTGTCGGGCAAGCCCAAAGATTTCTTTCGCCGTGATGAAGCGACTATCAGG GTACCCAGAGAAGATCAAAACTAACCTCCATCGTGCCCACTGTTTCATACCAGCTGGTATTGCCACAGTGTTGGCACAACGACCAGACCTGGTCGCTCCTGCAGTGTCGGCGTTCTACCTGCGAGATCCAGTAGATCTGCAGGCGTGTCGAAGCTTCAAGAGTTTTCCTCCTGATACGCTCGTCCTTACCTCG gtGACATTCACGCGTTGCCTGTACgcccagctgcagcagcaacagttcaTCCCAGACAGGAGGAGCGGCTTCACCCTGCCACCTCGCTCTCATCCACAGTTCAAAGCCCACGAGCTTGGCATGAAGCTG GCCCATGGCTTCGAGATCCTGTGCTCTAAGTGCAGGCTGCCGTCATCAGAGCCTGATGCTCCTGTCAGTTGTAACCCTCAGTGGAAAGACTTCATGGACAGTCTGAAAAGAAACGGCTACTTCCGG GGAGAACTGGAAGGCTCAGCGGGTTACAAAGAACTGACAAGATCTGCAGAACACTTCTTTAAACAGTCGGTCGCCCCCAAATCAAG TTCTTCATCCCCGGGTGAGGAcgttctccagctgctgcacagctgcaatCCACTCAActtggaggagctgaagagacaAGAGGCAGAGCTCCCCCAAGAGGACA GTGACAGCTGGCTGGATATCACAGCTCAGGATTTGGAGCGCATGTTGCAGGAGAGGAGCGGGGGGAGAGCCAGTGTTGGCAGCCAAAAGTCCGGTTCAACCAAACAGACACAGCACGTCGAGGGcgcagaggagaggggaaaggagGCGCAGGGCgacaaggaggaagaggagggcggTTACAGCCTGGTGGCGGTCAGCCGGGGGATGAAGGACTTCCTCAGTGCCATGTCATCACATGAGGGTGCTGAACTGCCTTG GAGCAGTTCGGCTCAGCCTTTTAGTTTTGACCCTGATTCCATGGCCAGTGCACTGGACAGACTTCTAG GAAGCAAAGAGGAAGAGCTAGATTCAGATGATTtagaggatgatgatgatgatgatgatgatgatggtgaggaggaggaggaaggggaggaggagcaggaagaggagaacGGATTGTCTGGTCAAGCAGAGATGAATGAGACAGAAACTTTGGACGGTCTCAGAAAATACATGGACCAAATGGATCAGGAGCTGATGAGCACTAATATTGGACAAAGCTTCAGTCTGACG agTTGCAACAAGGCCGGACTGGTCAATGGCTCCCCTCCAGCCTCCACCACCGACGGCCTCCCGAcagaagagacggaggaggagatcCAGCCCCTTGACATCGACCTCAATCTGGTCACAAACCTGCTGGAGTCTCTCAGCTCTCAGGCCGGTCTGGCTGGACCGGCATCTAACCTGCTGCAGAGTCTGGGTATACACCTGCCACCCAACTCTGATCCCGCATAA
- the si:ch211-248a14.8 gene encoding uncharacterized protein si:ch211-248a14.8 — protein MTSDPCSRPHMHRMTPCLMGKSSGRRLRGWCALATKTLSSSQVLKPLVPALCLSVVVIYGLADRLRNFVSGIFIPQYHYPYAVALCFGQVLVSILFLNLLHLLDLAPLKPYSRPLGERLLVPAVCSGIHGVLAMWAKASSSSAGLYPLTLPLLPLVTVGFSVCLKLASPPSVHISVGFSILSLTSFVITVAQGLAGVDTLEYIYAPLALLLHSISLTWLAKVSEAERRQPADAQASVFDIYYTQLVNQSWVLGLLWLLHPDSPWQVLGHSSWRTLLFHGYLLAILLLGMVLNFLVGVSALCVSPLAAAVLHSARQVVQPFIHLL, from the exons ATG ACATCAGATCCATGCTCCCGGCCACATATGCACAGAATGACACCATGTCTTATGGGTAAAAG TTCAGGGAGGCGGTTGAGGGGATGGTGTGCCTTGGCGACAAAGACTCTTTCATCCAGTCAGGTGCTGAAGCCGCTGGTTCCCGCCCTCTGCCTCTCGGTCGTGGTGATATATGGCCTGGCTGACAGACTCCGAAACTTTGTCTCGGGCATCTTCATCCCCCAGTACCACTACCCGTACGCTGTGGCTCTCTGCTTCGGCCAG GTTCTGGTCTCCATCTTATTCTTaaacctccttcacctcctggATCTTGCGCCTCTGAAGCCTTACTCCAGGCCCCTGGGTGAGCGGCTGCTGGTGCCCGCCGTCTGCAGCGGCATCCATGGCGTGCTGGCCATGTGGGCCAAAGCGAGCAGCTCCTCCGCCGGCCTCTAccccctcaccctccctctgctgccccTAGTAACTGTGGGCTTCAGTGTGTGCCTGAAGCTGGCCTCCCCCCCTTCTGTCCACATCTCTGTTGGCTTTTCCATCCTGAGTTTGACGTCGTTTGTCATCACAG tcGCTCAGGGTCTGGCAGGCGTTGACACTCTGGAGTACATATATGCACCTCTGGCTCTACTCCTACACAGTATTTCTCTAACATGGCTGGCTAAAGTGTCTGAGGCCGAGCGCCGCCAGCCCGCTGACGCCCAAGCCTCCGTTTTTGACATCTACTACACCCAGCTGGTCAACCAGAGCTGGGTGCTGGGCCTCCTGTGGCTGCTGCACCCGGACAGTCCCTGGCAGGTGTTGGGTCACAGCAGCTGGCGCACCCTGCTCTTCCACGGATACCTGCTCGCCATCCTCCTTCTGGGGATGGTATTGAACTTCCTGGTCGGCGTATCGGCTCTCTGTGTCTCGCCGCTGGCTGCTGCGGTGCTGCACTCGGCGAGGCAGGTGGTGCAGCCGTTCATCCACCTTTTGTAG